The following proteins are encoded in a genomic region of Vigna radiata var. radiata cultivar VC1973A unplaced genomic scaffold, Vradiata_ver6 scaffold_262, whole genome shotgun sequence:
- the LOC106755098 gene encoding uncharacterized protein LOC106755098, translated as MSSIGFEKCVSEHGVYVQCYKKNEKADMVIVCLYVDDLLITGSSVQKIVDFKLQMLQEFEISDLGQLSYFLGIEFTKTDEGILMHQSRYALDMLTKFNMLHCNPANTPTEMGVKLEKDLEEEVVDPTKYRRMVGSLRYLCNTRPDISYSVGLVSRFMQNPRISHLNAIKRILRYLKGTTKYGILLPKSGSGGDVRVTAYSYSDWCGDKGDRKSIAGYVFFLDGAPISWSSTKEPVVALSSCEAEYIAACEATCEVAWLD; from the coding sequence ATGAGTAGTATCGGATTTGAGAAGTGTGTTTCTGAACATGGAGTGTATGTTCAGTGTTATAAGAAGAATGAGAAAGCAGATATGGTGATTGTGTGCCTGTATGTGGATGATCTACTGATTACAGGAAGTAGTGTTCAGAAAATTGTTGATTTCAAGCTCCAAATGCTACAGGAGTTTGAAATAAGTGATCTGGGCCAACTCAGTTATTTTCTTGGGATTGAATTCACCAAAACTGATGAAGGAATTTTGATGCATCAGTCCAGGTATGCATTGGACATGTTAACTAAGTTTAACATGCTTCATTGCAACCCTGCTAATACTCCAACAGAGATGGGAGTGAAGCTTGAGAAGGATCTTGAAGAAGAAGTAGTTGATCCCACTAAATATAGAAGGATGGTTGGGAGTCTAAGGTACTTGTGTAATACAAGGCCAGATATTAGTTATAGTGTGGGCTTGGTCAGTAGATTCATGCAGAATCCCAGAATTTCTCATCTGAATGCTATCAAAAGGATCTTGAGGTATCTAAAAGGTACCACCAAGTATGGAATTTTGCTGCCTAAAAGTGGATCGGGAGGAGATGTGAGAGTTACTGCTTACTCATACTCGGATTGGTGTGGAGACAAGGGTGATAGGAAGAGTATAGCGGGGTACGTGTTCTTTTTGGATGGGGCACCAATTTCTTGGAGCTCTACGAAGGAACCAGTTGTAGCTTTGTCTTCATGTGAGGCAGAGTACATTGCTGCGTGTGAAGCCACTTGTGAGGTAGCTTGGCTTGATTAA